Proteins from a single region of Pseudarthrobacter sp. NIBRBAC000502772:
- a CDS encoding tetratricopeptide repeat protein: protein MQGDVAGTSDWPEAGFPGIRINPVSLLPEIVNEDACRAALAASTDPSDQIFVLIVEGHAAEAAELLAEARFKDPESFRLRTFEAEVLRVSHRTDRALDLFRQLLAEFQGTDREALVLQYLGKAQYAAGHTSAAVEAFARALDLRVAQSADAAQIYSSTVALQRARDVLDLAC from the coding sequence ATGCAGGGCGACGTGGCAGGCACCAGCGACTGGCCCGAGGCTGGCTTCCCCGGAATCCGGATCAACCCGGTCTCCCTGCTGCCGGAGATCGTCAACGAGGACGCTTGCCGCGCGGCCCTGGCGGCGTCCACGGACCCGTCAGACCAGATCTTCGTCCTGATCGTGGAAGGGCACGCTGCGGAGGCGGCCGAACTCCTCGCGGAGGCCCGCTTCAAGGACCCTGAGTCCTTCCGGCTTCGCACGTTCGAGGCCGAGGTGCTGCGTGTCTCACACCGCACCGACCGCGCCCTTGATTTGTTCAGGCAGTTGCTCGCGGAGTTCCAGGGGACCGACCGTGAAGCCCTGGTCCTGCAATACCTGGGCAAGGCCCAGTACGCCGCCGGACATACGTCCGCCGCGGTGGAAGCCTTTGCCCGTGCCTTGGACCTGCGGGTTGCGCAATCGGCTGATGCCGCACAGATCTACTCGTCCACCGTGGCGCTTCAGCGGGCCCGCGACGTCCTGGATCTTGCCTGCTGA
- the efp gene encoding elongation factor P, producing the protein MATTNDIKNGTVLKLEGQLWNIIEFQHVKPGKGGAFVRTKMRNVMSGKVVDKTFNAGLKIETATVDRRDYQYLYQDGADFVFMDTSDFDQLTVSGATVGDATNFMLENQMVNIAIHEGNPLYIELPPSVVLEITYTEPGLQGDRSSAGTKPATLETGYEIQVPLFVENNTKVKVDTRDGSYLGRVSE; encoded by the coding sequence GTGGCAACCACTAACGACATCAAGAACGGAACGGTCCTGAAGCTTGAGGGCCAGCTCTGGAACATCATTGAATTCCAGCACGTCAAGCCCGGCAAAGGTGGCGCGTTTGTGCGGACCAAGATGCGGAACGTGATGTCCGGCAAAGTTGTAGACAAGACGTTCAACGCCGGCCTTAAGATCGAGACGGCCACGGTTGACCGCCGGGACTACCAGTACCTGTACCAGGACGGCGCCGACTTCGTGTTTATGGACACCTCGGACTTCGACCAGCTCACTGTCTCCGGCGCCACTGTTGGTGACGCCACCAACTTCATGCTGGAGAACCAGATGGTGAACATCGCCATCCACGAAGGCAACCCGCTGTACATCGAACTTCCGCCCAGCGTTGTCCTTGAGATCACCTACACCGAGCCGGGCCTGCAGGGCGACCGCTCCTCGGCCGGCACCAAGCCCGCAACGCTGGAAACCGGCTACGAGATCCAGGTTCCGTTGTTCGTCGAGAACAACACCAAGGTCAAGGTCGACACCCGCGACGGCAGCTACCTTGGCCGGGTCAGCGAGTAG
- a CDS encoding sugar phosphate isomerase/epimerase, with protein MAYTAENWPITAALLQFPGTDAQGTHINDADASSWAEVLTEVKEAGFANADLTDSWVRPGDLSKERLAEFKQTAETVGIGIPVISAIRRSVIHQTDWADNLAYSHRTIDAAAELGCEVVSFGLHQAITPEQQKQLWFWTVEGYKDPVGDREVWGKAVSRIRELGQHAADAGVLLSLEMYEDTYLGTADSSVQLVQDIGLANVGLNPDLGNLIRLHRPIEDWREMVAKTMPYSNYWHMKNYIRDEDVARDSYITMPAPMESGLINYREAFKVALASGYQGIICAEHYGGDGLSVTARNQEYLRRHVLPKRDGYALGQSQVSQGRQQPAAELAGV; from the coding sequence GTGGCTTACACAGCTGAGAACTGGCCCATCACCGCAGCGCTGCTGCAGTTTCCGGGAACTGATGCACAGGGCACGCATATCAACGACGCCGACGCGTCCAGTTGGGCGGAAGTCCTGACCGAGGTCAAGGAAGCCGGCTTCGCCAACGCTGACCTGACCGACAGCTGGGTCCGTCCCGGCGATCTGAGCAAAGAGCGGCTCGCCGAGTTCAAACAGACTGCAGAGACTGTGGGCATCGGGATCCCGGTCATTTCCGCCATCCGCCGCAGCGTGATCCATCAGACGGACTGGGCCGACAACCTCGCCTACAGCCACCGGACCATCGACGCAGCCGCCGAGCTCGGCTGCGAAGTAGTCTCCTTCGGACTGCACCAGGCCATTACCCCGGAGCAGCAGAAGCAGCTATGGTTCTGGACCGTTGAGGGCTACAAGGACCCGGTGGGGGACAGGGAAGTGTGGGGCAAGGCAGTCTCCCGCATCCGTGAGCTGGGCCAGCACGCAGCAGACGCCGGCGTCCTGCTCTCCCTGGAGATGTACGAGGACACCTACCTCGGCACGGCGGACTCCTCGGTACAGCTCGTCCAGGACATCGGCCTGGCCAATGTTGGGCTCAACCCGGACCTCGGCAACCTGATCCGGCTGCACCGGCCCATCGAGGACTGGCGCGAAATGGTAGCCAAGACCATGCCGTATTCGAACTACTGGCACATGAAGAACTACATCCGGGACGAGGACGTGGCGCGGGACAGCTACATCACCATGCCCGCCCCGATGGAGAGCGGCCTCATCAACTACCGCGAAGCCTTCAAGGTTGCACTCGCCTCCGGCTACCAGGGCATCATCTGCGCCGAGCACTACGGCGGGGACGGCCTGAGCGTGACGGCACGCAACCAGGAGTACCTCCGCCGCCATGTCCTGCCGAAACGGGACGGCTACGCCCTGGGCCAGAGCCAGGTGTCCCAGGGGCGGCAGCAGCCCGCCGCGGAACTGGCAGGAGTCTAG
- a CDS encoding GntR family transcriptional regulator produces MQNASTGPRAGSSTDDQTGPRRAGRAVSREVLADHVYAELLASLMDGRLAPGAVVSIDGTARELDVSPTPVREALARLEHTGMVRRVALKGYRVAPVFTQEDFAELMEARLAIEPVNARLACERINQHGLAELGKAVEDLKSAPRGPSFAEFKDYLEADERFHQLIARQTGNQFMEAAYSALGGQVQRFRLFGGVGITDAEHAIAEHEAVLAAVTTGDPDKAAAAMADHIRKVRSRAIADAPES; encoded by the coding sequence ATGCAAAACGCGTCCACAGGCCCCCGCGCCGGCAGCAGCACAGATGACCAGACCGGCCCCCGCAGGGCCGGCCGCGCGGTCAGCCGCGAGGTGCTGGCGGACCATGTTTACGCGGAGCTCCTGGCCTCCCTTATGGATGGCCGGCTGGCGCCCGGCGCCGTGGTCAGCATTGACGGGACGGCCCGCGAACTGGACGTTTCTCCCACTCCGGTCCGCGAGGCCCTTGCTCGGCTTGAGCACACCGGAATGGTCCGGCGGGTGGCGCTGAAAGGCTACCGCGTGGCTCCCGTTTTTACGCAGGAGGATTTTGCGGAGCTGATGGAGGCGCGGTTGGCAATCGAGCCCGTCAACGCCCGGCTGGCCTGTGAACGCATCAACCAGCATGGCCTGGCCGAGCTCGGGAAGGCCGTTGAGGACCTGAAATCCGCACCCCGGGGACCTTCGTTTGCCGAGTTCAAGGACTACCTCGAAGCGGACGAGAGGTTCCACCAGCTGATTGCGCGGCAAACCGGAAACCAGTTTATGGAGGCCGCCTACTCAGCCCTCGGAGGACAGGTCCAACGGTTCCGGCTCTTCGGCGGCGTGGGCATTACGGATGCCGAGCACGCCATCGCGGAACACGAGGCAGTTCTGGCCGCCGTTACCACCGGCGATCCCGACAAAGCAGCCGCAGCGATGGCGGACCACATCCGCAAGGTCCGTTCCCGGGCCATTGCCGACGCCCCGGAAAGCTGA
- a CDS encoding dihydroxyacetone kinase family protein: MTQIFDNPADFADEALDGFVAANRAYVARVDGGVVRSTDMPAGQVALVVGGGSGHYPAFAGLVGPGLAAASACGNMFASPAAGQIYRVAKEANAGGGVLLSYGNYAGDVLHFGQAQLRLNAEGIETRTVTVTDDIASAPLDQIGKRRGIAGDLTVFKIAGAAAEAGLSLDDVERLAIKANDRTRSLGVAFDGCTLPGAGEPLFHVPTGQMSLGLGIHGEPGISEHPMPTASELAELLVSRLLADTPDHRGSRVVAIVNGLGTVKYDELFLLFGKIERLLVNAGLTVVEPECGELVTSLDMSGLSLTLLWLDEELERYWAAPADSPAYRKGNLAPRARRQLAGPEDAVAGEVEETTAAAADLGRLAAAVLAQVRDVVVEHEEELGNLDAIAGDGDHGIGMRRGVEAAAGAAAQAAASGASVGRVLEAAGEAWSERAGGTSGALWGSAVIASGFALGNRETYTDEDAIAAVTAFVGAITELGKAEPGDKTMVDALLPFRAAFLREFDGGTTLAQALTVAASAAMAAAAKTAELRPLKGRARPLAEKSLGHPDPGAVSFGLIAERIAAYIHSGLAEPNFTEPGLVHSELAYAAGKGATT; the protein is encoded by the coding sequence ATGACGCAGATCTTTGACAATCCTGCTGATTTCGCGGATGAGGCGCTGGACGGCTTCGTCGCTGCCAACCGCGCATACGTTGCCCGCGTGGACGGCGGTGTGGTCCGCTCGACTGACATGCCCGCCGGCCAGGTCGCACTCGTCGTCGGCGGCGGCTCCGGCCACTACCCGGCCTTCGCCGGTCTGGTTGGGCCGGGGCTGGCAGCAGCCTCCGCCTGCGGCAACATGTTCGCTTCACCGGCCGCCGGGCAGATTTACCGCGTGGCCAAAGAGGCAAATGCCGGCGGGGGAGTGCTGCTGAGCTACGGCAACTACGCGGGCGACGTCCTGCACTTCGGCCAGGCGCAGCTGCGCCTGAACGCCGAAGGCATCGAGACCCGCACGGTCACCGTCACGGACGACATCGCCAGTGCACCACTGGACCAGATCGGAAAGCGCCGCGGCATCGCCGGCGACCTCACGGTGTTCAAGATTGCCGGCGCCGCCGCCGAAGCGGGCCTGAGCCTGGACGACGTGGAACGGCTTGCCATCAAGGCTAATGACCGTACGCGTTCCCTGGGCGTGGCCTTCGACGGTTGCACCCTGCCCGGCGCCGGCGAACCGCTCTTCCACGTGCCCACAGGCCAGATGTCCCTGGGCCTGGGCATCCACGGGGAACCGGGCATCTCGGAACATCCCATGCCCACGGCGTCCGAACTCGCTGAACTGCTGGTCTCGCGCCTCCTCGCGGACACCCCGGATCACCGCGGAAGCCGCGTGGTGGCCATCGTCAACGGCCTCGGTACCGTCAAGTACGACGAACTTTTCCTCCTGTTCGGCAAGATCGAGAGACTCCTCGTCAACGCCGGACTGACCGTGGTGGAACCGGAATGCGGCGAGTTGGTCACGAGCCTGGACATGTCAGGGCTATCCCTCACGCTGCTCTGGCTGGATGAGGAACTCGAACGCTACTGGGCCGCGCCAGCAGACTCACCGGCCTACCGCAAGGGCAACCTGGCTCCGCGTGCCCGCCGCCAGCTGGCCGGACCGGAAGACGCCGTGGCCGGCGAAGTGGAAGAAACGACGGCGGCAGCAGCGGACCTGGGCCGGCTGGCAGCCGCCGTGCTCGCCCAGGTGCGGGACGTCGTCGTCGAACACGAAGAGGAACTGGGCAACCTGGACGCCATAGCCGGCGACGGCGACCACGGCATCGGCATGCGCCGCGGCGTGGAGGCAGCAGCCGGCGCCGCGGCACAGGCCGCAGCGTCCGGCGCGTCGGTGGGGCGGGTGCTTGAAGCCGCCGGCGAAGCCTGGAGCGAACGCGCCGGCGGAACCTCCGGCGCACTGTGGGGATCTGCGGTCATCGCGTCCGGATTTGCCCTGGGCAACCGGGAAACCTACACCGATGAGGACGCGATCGCCGCCGTGACCGCATTCGTGGGCGCCATTACCGAGCTCGGCAAGGCCGAGCCGGGCGACAAGACCATGGTGGACGCGCTCCTGCCTTTCCGGGCGGCGTTCCTCCGGGAGTTCGACGGCGGCACCACCCTGGCCCAGGCCCTCACCGTTGCCGCCTCCGCTGCCATGGCGGCGGCTGCCAAAACGGCGGAACTGCGCCCGCTCAAGGGCCGCGCCCGTCCGCTGGCCGAAAAGAGCCTCGGGCACCCCGACCCCGGCGCGGTCTCCTTTGGACTGATCGCCGAACGGATTGCCGCATACATCCACTCTGGCCTGGCGGAGCCAAACTTCACGGAGCCAGGGCTGGTCCATTCTGAACTGGCTTACGCGGCCGGAAAAGGAGCAACAACATGA
- the nusB gene encoding transcription antitermination factor NusB, whose protein sequence is MSARGKARNRALDVLFEAEQRSVSAFDVLRSRRELTDQIVNPYTLEIVEGVVSQQTAIDEFLETYSQGWTLERMPSVDRIILRIGTWELLYNDDVPDGVAVSEAVALSKTLSTDESPSFINGLLGRLQQLKPSLLA, encoded by the coding sequence GTGAGCGCACGCGGTAAGGCCCGTAACAGGGCACTGGATGTCCTCTTCGAGGCCGAGCAGCGCTCGGTTTCCGCCTTCGATGTACTCAGGTCCCGGCGCGAACTGACCGACCAGATCGTGAACCCGTACACCTTGGAAATCGTGGAAGGCGTCGTCTCACAGCAGACCGCCATCGACGAATTTCTCGAGACCTATTCCCAGGGCTGGACCCTGGAACGTATGCCTTCGGTGGACCGCATCATCCTGCGGATCGGCACCTGGGAACTGCTGTACAACGACGACGTTCCCGACGGTGTCGCGGTCAGTGAGGCAGTGGCACTGTCCAAGACGCTCTCAACGGATGAATCGCCGTCGTTCATTAACGGCCTCCTCGGCCGTCTGCAGCAGCTGAAGCCCTCCCTCTTGGCCTGA